The Diospyros lotus cultivar Yz01 chromosome 11, ASM1463336v1, whole genome shotgun sequence region TGAGttgtaaataacaaaaataaaataaataaataacaaaagaaaaactaatCGAATCAATGTTTccctaattattttattttgcattcGGTTGTCATATTTGTTCCTGTATCTTATCGACCTGAATGAAAAAACTAAGTCTTCATTCATTTGTCGTTGTCTTGATCAATTCCAACTTTTTCTCTTTGCTCCAATTAATAACTTTTGAGTCAAGACCAACCCACAAATCGTAACCCATCCACACCTCTAATTTATATTTACTCAAATTGGTGATCCATAACCTATTTATTAGTGAGTTCGTAATTTGATAGTCTCTAGATgtgatattttgttaatttgttttcaCATATTTAATGACATATCTATTATACGTTCAAATCTGATTAAATAATTAGGTAATCAATAgatgaaatttataaaaaaaattaagtatttaattagtcaaatttaaaatttaagagcgacagattttttatataaaattaatatataaacttTAGAAGGAGTTAttcatttattatgttattaaacCTCATCTTATCAAGGCTACAAATGGCAACATGAATGGTCAACAGCCATGGACGAAGGCTGTCATCTGCTTCAGGAGCAAACCAGTGGCCTCGGATTCAGGACCAAACAGATGATAAACATGCGACTCTCCCTCAGCTTCAACCAATCTCACAACCCTCACGCCCTTCCTCCTTAGAAACTCTGCGTACATAACCCCCCGTTCCTTCAAAAAATCCTTGCCGGCGACGTAAACTGCTGTCGCCGGAAACCGTCGCCACTCGTCGCAGCCCAGCCCCGCCGCCGTCTCCGCCTCGAAGTTGCAGCCGTAGTAGTCCCGGCTCGATCCCTCCGGCAGGCTCAGTCCCCAGAACATGTCGTTCATTTCCACTTCATTGGTTGATTCTTTATCCATCTCTCGTTCGGTCCTCTCTTCGCTTCCAAAGAAAGGGTGAATCGACAGCAGCCCTTTGATTCCGACGCCGCAAGCTTCATTCCGAATTGCTCGAACAACAACCTGTTAAATAATTTACACTGTGCATTTAGTTGGTTTAAAAGAAATCTTCAAAAACACCCGTTAAACCTGGTGGGCAATGTTGCCGCCGGCGCTCTCTCCGGAGAGAAAAACCCGAGACAGATCGGCACGTTGGAGCCATGGCTCTGAATCCGCAGCTCGACTCAGCCACTCGAGTGAGTCGTAGCAGTCGTCGTAAGCGGCTGGAAGCGGGTGCTCGGGAGCCAAGCGGTAGTCGAAGGAGAAGACGACGGATTGGGAAACGACGGAGAGGCCGCCGAGGAATAGGTGGTACCCCTGCCAGGTGGTGGAGCCGATGCAGAAGCCGCCGCCGTGGAAGTAGACGATGACGGGGAGCTGAGAATTAGGTGAAGTTGGGGCAGTTGGAATGAAGATTCTGGCGGTTACGGGCTTTGATGGGTCGACGACGATGTCTTTGGAGTTGAATTCTTTGGATGGGTCGGCCGAGGCGGCGACTGTTTCAGGGGCGAATCGCTTCACCGAGCCGTCGGAGAAGACTTGGAGGTAGCCCGGAGCTTCTGCAACAATGGACATTTTTGGGTGGGAGAAGATGGTTTGAAAGGATTGAGCTTTTGCTAGGATTTGGACTGGTTTGGTGATTGAtggtgacatatatatatatatatatataggtttgaAAGAGATTGGAAGGTGGTTCGATCATGCAAGGGGGAAGGGCTTCGGTTGATTCATGAAAATGGGGATGAAAAGCAGTTCGACGAGCAAAATGCAAAGACGCGCCAGGTAGGGGTCGAACCTACGACTTTCTGCTTAGGAAACAGACGCTCTATCCACTGAGCTACAGGCGCTGCTGCGCCATTTAtgtaacatttatatatatagctatataACATGCTAATTATTTTCTTGAACATGTTCTTCGACGCTCATCATCTTCTATGTGCAGTTATTGTTGTAAACTAGGTAATATTTCAATTGGTGCtttaatattttcaatcctATATTGCTTGGTTacaagtatttatttatttttatgtttattgtgTCTTTATGGATATATGAAAGCTATGAAAGAACTTGACCTCATGCCATAAATTGGACCAATCGAAAACAAAATCGAGAATTTGTCACCCTCCACACACTGCAACccttttttgcaattttttccTTTGCATAATTTATCTTAACCTGGAGATTTGAATCGGTCAACAATCTTGAAAAAAGAACTAGTCCGCAGTTCTTATCCTATCAGGCTATTCCCTTTACCCTCCTGTTCGAATCAGTCTTCTACTCTTTCCGATTTCATCTCCAACATTTAGCATATtctgcctataaatacaacatCTCCCTACACTCGTAAGACATGAATACATTCATCCATACCGATCATCTCCTGTTATAGGTTGCTGGGTTCATTTGTTCATTTCTTGTTGCTCCTTTGCTCCCAAAACCATAAGTGCACATGTGCTTTTAGAAGATAGTTTTACCTTTGTCTTTTGCACAGTTTGAGGGAATGGAAATTATCCTCAACCTCGATGACATCTACCATGCCTCAAGCTTCGATCGTTTACTGTCCACCCCTGCCTCTGGCAAATCATGAGATTAGGGATTTTTATACCTGttataattaagtaattttaaatGAGTTAATTGAAAACCCAGTAGTTTGATAAGATTATCGTCCTCATTTCAACAACACAATGTTAAAAGGAACTGAAATCAGCTGGGAGCAGCAAAGCCTATCTACAAACGATGAAGTTCTAAACCTGGGGAATTGGTTATATTGTCCAAAAACTACTCGGCCGATTGCTCCATGACAGGGATTTTCTTCCATGCTGCTGCCTTCGGCTTCGGCACATCATTAGTTTGCAACGGAGGAAGAGAAAACACGCTCACCGTAGAACTTCCACTTCGGATCTTGTTTAAGACCTCGAGTGCTGTTGAAGTATGTTTC contains the following coding sequences:
- the LOC127813746 gene encoding probable carboxylesterase 17 translates to MSPSITKPVQILAKAQSFQTIFSHPKMSIVAEAPGYLQVFSDGSVKRFAPETVAASADPSKEFNSKDIVVDPSKPVTARIFIPTAPTSPNSQLPVIVYFHGGGFCIGSTTWQGYHLFLGGLSVVSQSVVFSFDYRLAPEHPLPAAYDDCYDSLEWLSRAADSEPWLQRADLSRVFLSGESAGGNIAHQVVVRAIRNEACGVGIKGLLSIHPFFGSEERTEREMDKESTNEVEMNDMFWGLSLPEGSSRDYYGCNFEAETAAGLGCDEWRRFPATAVYVAGKDFLKERGVMYAEFLRRKGVRVVRLVEAEGESHVYHLFGPESEATGLLLKQMTAFVHGC